The following are encoded in a window of Stieleria sp. JC731 genomic DNA:
- a CDS encoding RDD family protein, which yields MAAAAPLDTTIGVVTPENIAFEYQLAGPFRRLPAYLIDFAVRWLVVVLVWFALVIAGGMMSFFSAFSGPLSQAIFVIGIFIIHWFYGTLLEAYFNGRTIGKWMCGIRVIEIDGRPVSPRSALLRNLLRVADLAPVAAINTFDPDVPLMFVIPTGIVGLTTMMMTQRMQRLGDLAAGTMVVVDERKWQLPVAKVDDARVPALASYIPGDYLITRKMARTLATYAERRHFMTPPRRREVARKLSDPLIERFEFRKDIDPDLLLYALYYKTFLADAASEPPDLGPLAGYSPLAKDIAKPGGLVTGGTTAGVPNTTTGVSANQSDSVTLAQANTNIEATQ from the coding sequence ATGGCCGCCGCAGCTCCGCTCGATACAACCATCGGTGTCGTCACGCCGGAGAACATTGCCTTTGAATATCAATTGGCGGGGCCGTTTCGCCGTTTGCCAGCCTATCTGATTGACTTTGCGGTTCGCTGGTTAGTCGTCGTTCTTGTTTGGTTTGCGCTCGTGATCGCAGGCGGCATGATGTCGTTCTTTTCTGCGTTTTCGGGGCCGCTGAGCCAAGCCATCTTTGTGATCGGTATTTTTATCATCCATTGGTTTTATGGCACGCTGCTGGAAGCCTATTTCAACGGGCGAACGATCGGGAAATGGATGTGCGGGATTCGCGTGATCGAAATCGACGGTCGCCCGGTTTCGCCGCGTAGTGCGCTGCTTCGCAATTTGTTACGAGTTGCCGATTTGGCACCCGTCGCGGCGATCAATACGTTTGATCCCGATGTGCCACTGATGTTCGTGATACCTACCGGGATCGTCGGCCTTACCACAATGATGATGACCCAGCGAATGCAGCGATTGGGTGACTTGGCAGCCGGGACGATGGTGGTTGTCGACGAGCGAAAATGGCAGCTGCCGGTCGCAAAAGTGGACGACGCAAGGGTTCCGGCACTCGCGTCGTATATTCCAGGCGACTATTTGATCACGCGAAAGATGGCGAGAACCTTGGCGACCTACGCCGAACGACGACATTTCATGACACCACCGCGTCGTCGCGAAGTGGCAAGGAAATTGTCCGACCCATTGATCGAGCGATTTGAATTTCGCAAAGACATCGACCCGGATCTGCTGCTTTACGCACTTTATTACAAAACCTTTTTGGCTGATGCGGCAAGTGAACCGCCCGATCTGGGACCGCTCGCCGGGTACAGTCCACTTGCCAAAGATATTGCCAAGCCGGGAGGACTTGTGACCGGCGGAACCACGGCCGGAGTTCCCAATACAACGACGGGTGTCAGCGCCAATCAATCCGATTCGGTTACCCTTGCACAAGCCAACACCAACATCGAGGCGACACAATGA
- a CDS encoding Nramp family divalent metal transporter has product MNEPIEPPRQFTRILSAVGPGLIVAGSIVGSGELIATTKTGAEAGFSLLWLIMLGCVIKVFAQIEFGRYAIISGKTTLMALDEVPGPRIQGRGNWLVWYWLVMWLASISQLGGIVGGVGQALAITAPLTEQGKAFNQAADAEQLAKFEEFRALRQATENGELPEAGTVAEYWNEYDAEYPPGEEGRSETNDAAIWAVIIAVLTSLILVVGRYGLIQSFSTALVASFTLLVVVNVYFLQSEAEFAFSAKEFISGLTFDLPSKSEGINPIATALATFGIIGVGAAELITYPYWCLEKGYGRFTGDNDGSPEWKRRAAGWMRVMKFDAWGAMIIYTFATMAFFLLGASVLHRIGLNPEKGAMVRTLAVMFQPVFSEWAAAIFLFGAIAVLYSTFFVANASHARTFADCLRVIGIVDHSEATYQRWVKILSGVFPLLCVVIFLKFQSPAKLVLISGITQGVMLPMLAGAALYFRYNRCIEELRPSKIWDICLWLSAVAMLVTGTWTVVSVLGLN; this is encoded by the coding sequence ATGAACGAACCGATCGAACCACCACGTCAATTCACACGCATCTTATCCGCCGTCGGCCCCGGTCTGATTGTTGCCGGATCAATCGTCGGCAGCGGCGAATTGATCGCGACTACAAAAACAGGCGCCGAAGCCGGCTTCAGTTTGTTGTGGCTGATCATGCTGGGATGCGTGATCAAGGTCTTCGCCCAAATCGAATTTGGACGCTATGCCATTATTAGTGGCAAGACAACACTGATGGCCTTGGACGAAGTCCCCGGACCAAGAATTCAAGGACGCGGCAATTGGCTGGTGTGGTATTGGCTGGTGATGTGGCTGGCCAGCATTTCACAACTCGGCGGAATCGTCGGCGGTGTCGGGCAGGCGCTCGCGATTACGGCACCGTTAACCGAACAAGGCAAAGCATTCAATCAAGCCGCCGATGCAGAGCAACTGGCAAAGTTCGAAGAGTTTCGTGCCTTGCGACAAGCCACCGAAAACGGAGAGCTGCCTGAGGCCGGAACGGTAGCAGAGTATTGGAATGAATACGACGCCGAGTATCCCCCAGGCGAAGAAGGCAGATCTGAAACCAATGACGCGGCGATCTGGGCCGTGATCATCGCGGTCCTTACCAGCCTGATCCTCGTTGTCGGACGCTACGGACTGATTCAATCCTTCAGTACAGCGCTGGTTGCCTCGTTCACACTCTTGGTGGTCGTCAACGTCTACTTTTTGCAGAGCGAAGCCGAGTTTGCCTTTAGCGCCAAGGAATTTATCTCGGGGCTGACTTTTGACCTGCCCAGCAAGTCTGAGGGGATTAACCCCATTGCCACCGCCTTGGCGACTTTCGGAATCATTGGTGTCGGTGCAGCAGAACTGATCACCTACCCATATTGGTGCTTAGAAAAAGGCTATGGCCGGTTCACCGGTGACAACGACGGTTCTCCCGAATGGAAACGCCGCGCCGCCGGATGGATGCGAGTGATGAAGTTCGATGCCTGGGGCGCGATGATCATCTATACCTTTGCAACGATGGCTTTCTTCTTACTCGGTGCATCGGTCCTTCACCGTATCGGGCTGAATCCTGAAAAAGGTGCCATGGTCCGCACTCTCGCCGTGATGTTCCAACCGGTGTTTTCCGAGTGGGCTGCGGCGATCTTCTTGTTTGGTGCGATTGCCGTTTTGTATTCGACATTCTTCGTCGCCAACGCGTCTCACGCCCGCACCTTTGCCGACTGCTTGCGCGTGATTGGGATCGTCGATCACAGTGAAGCGACTTACCAACGCTGGGTCAAAATCCTAAGCGGCGTTTTCCCATTGCTTTGCGTGGTGATCTTCCTGAAGTTCCAGTCGCCGGCAAAGCTGGTGCTGATCAGCGGGATCACTCAGGGGGTCATGCTGCCGATGCTCGCCGGGGCGGCGCTATACTTCCGGTACAACCGCTGCATCGAAGAATTACGCCCCAGCAAGATTTGGGATATCTGCCTTTGGCTATCGGCGGTTGCGATGCTGGTCACGGGCACCTGGACGGTTGTCAGCGTTTTGGGTCTGAACTGA
- a CDS encoding ATPase with chaperone activity produces the protein MSTSSDNPDAQLDALISRIHSLTGGAKKSETPHPTDKQQPRPVIPQNNPASSQPQAMPPQATMPNQPAPAQPMPPQRAPQAAPQAAGPTPGQPLTSPRPRQPIATGPQPAQPVVPNGPGFTAPAEAHPSSANGPQSPRPSAPSPGATGPAKPAANAAPTKSAAEPETQQNETSSDTPVGGPKQSLGASIEIPPGPLGFKGSRDEAWRPVEPESFHKGGINESILEAIIYRFLLTAGESEGRRVADQVKLPFRLVEPILTRLKMEQNIAYKSATATNDYVYILTETGRQIARNHSVDCTYFGACPVRLSDYINSVKYQTIEGQYPKKADLVRAFSDLLINPKMLNRLGPAVASGRGMFLFGFPGNGKTSIAERVTGAFGKYIWIPRSVDIDGDIMRVFDPMNHELAMPEESTGLLDIGGFDKRWVRIKRPTIVAGGELTMEMLEVLHNPESKISESPLQMKSNCGTLVIDDFGRQKMRVDELLNRWIIPLEKRYDFLNMASGKKIQVPFDQLVIFSTNLEPKDLVDDAFLRRIPYKIEVENPPEQDFRKLLEIMCRVVKVPYNPDAIDYLIETHYKPVNRPFRNCQPRDLLLQVRNYCLYNDLEIELKNEYLDFACDNYFSVM, from the coding sequence ATGTCAACTTCCAGTGACAACCCTGATGCTCAACTCGATGCCCTGATCTCGCGGATCCACTCCCTCACCGGCGGTGCCAAGAAAAGCGAAACGCCTCATCCGACCGACAAGCAACAGCCGCGGCCGGTGATCCCACAAAACAACCCGGCATCCTCACAGCCTCAAGCGATGCCTCCCCAGGCAACGATGCCCAATCAGCCCGCTCCGGCGCAACCAATGCCGCCGCAAAGAGCACCGCAGGCAGCGCCACAGGCAGCGGGACCAACACCAGGACAACCGCTCACCAGTCCTCGGCCACGCCAGCCCATCGCGACCGGACCTCAACCGGCCCAGCCCGTCGTTCCCAACGGCCCGGGATTCACCGCCCCAGCAGAAGCCCACCCCAGTTCGGCCAACGGACCGCAGTCGCCCCGTCCAAGCGCACCAAGCCCTGGGGCGACCGGTCCGGCGAAGCCAGCGGCTAACGCTGCACCGACAAAATCTGCTGCAGAGCCTGAAACGCAGCAGAACGAAACGAGCTCTGACACGCCGGTCGGTGGCCCAAAACAGTCGTTGGGCGCATCGATCGAAATCCCACCTGGACCGCTGGGATTTAAAGGGTCTCGTGATGAAGCTTGGCGCCCCGTCGAACCAGAGTCTTTTCACAAAGGTGGCATCAACGAATCAATCCTGGAAGCGATCATCTATCGGTTCTTGCTTACCGCCGGTGAAAGCGAAGGACGACGCGTTGCAGACCAAGTCAAGCTTCCGTTTCGGTTGGTCGAGCCCATTCTGACTCGGCTAAAAATGGAGCAAAACATCGCGTACAAAAGTGCGACCGCGACCAATGACTACGTCTACATCCTGACAGAAACGGGGCGACAAATCGCGCGAAACCACAGCGTGGACTGCACCTACTTTGGCGCATGCCCGGTCCGCCTTTCTGACTACATCAACAGTGTCAAATACCAGACGATCGAAGGCCAATACCCCAAAAAGGCTGACCTCGTTCGCGCCTTTAGCGACCTGTTGATCAATCCAAAAATGCTCAACCGGCTCGGTCCAGCGGTCGCTAGCGGTCGAGGTATGTTCTTGTTCGGATTTCCCGGAAACGGCAAAACATCGATCGCAGAACGCGTGACCGGAGCGTTCGGGAAATACATCTGGATTCCACGAAGCGTCGATATTGACGGCGACATCATGCGAGTCTTTGACCCGATGAACCATGAACTCGCGATGCCCGAGGAGTCGACCGGACTGCTGGACATCGGCGGATTTGACAAGCGCTGGGTGCGCATCAAACGACCAACAATCGTGGCCGGTGGTGAGCTTACGATGGAAATGCTGGAAGTCTTGCACAACCCCGAAAGCAAGATCAGCGAATCTCCATTGCAGATGAAAAGCAATTGCGGAACGCTGGTGATCGATGACTTTGGACGCCAAAAAATGCGCGTCGACGAACTGCTAAACCGGTGGATTATCCCACTCGAAAAACGCTATGACTTCTTGAATATGGCGAGTGGTAAAAAGATCCAAGTCCCCTTCGATCAGCTTGTGATCTTTAGCACGAACCTTGAACCGAAAGACTTGGTTGACGACGCGTTCCTACGCCGGATTCCGTACAAAATCGAAGTCGAAAACCCACCCGAGCAAGACTTCCGCAAGCTGCTGGAAATCATGTGCCGGGTCGTCAAGGTGCCTTACAATCCCGACGCGATCGACTACCTGATCGAAACCCATTACAAGCCGGTCAACCGACCATTCCGTAACTGCCAGCCGCGCGACTTGTTGCTTCAAGTACGCAACTATTGCTTGTACAACGACCTGGAAATCGAGCTTAAGAACGAATACCTGGACTTCGCGTGTGACAACTACTTCTCGGTGATGTAG
- a CDS encoding DUF1559 domain-containing protein, whose product MNRIVLRHRRAGFTLVELLVVIAIIGILVGLLLPAVQAAREAARRMSCSNNFKQIGLAAHNYHSAYKQLPTQCGGTRPPAGNPSANSVGSATTGGGTNHAFISYLVGLMPFMEQQGIWDQISNPSIKVVASPDMTPPNSWSPMGPVPWQLFYPPWMSEIPTLRCPSDPGIGLPGQGRTNYAACIGDSIRRQDVGRWDGDLAFTGSQETNWAIIIKTEQRGMFVIREATRFRDVLDGLSNTIMGGEIVTGIGDRSIIGEGAVGHTNTALHANPSLCRDNNEIDPERPGFWCQNSANCTQPSLQGAGGSRFRGFRWSDGRALWSGMTTILPPNKEVCQQGGANAPGSVPGVFPPSSRHQGGVHILMGDGAVVFISDSIEAGNSHAPMVRAGAAYTPVGSPSPYGLWGALGTRANREVIQESFQ is encoded by the coding sequence ATGAATCGCATTGTTCTCCGACATCGTCGAGCTGGATTCACGCTCGTCGAACTTCTTGTTGTCATTGCAATTATTGGAATCTTGGTTGGCTTGTTATTGCCAGCCGTTCAGGCAGCACGCGAAGCCGCGCGTCGCATGTCGTGCAGCAACAACTTCAAGCAAATTGGCTTGGCTGCACACAACTATCATTCGGCCTATAAACAGTTGCCAACTCAGTGCGGTGGTACACGACCACCTGCAGGGAACCCATCGGCGAATAGCGTTGGTTCGGCAACCACCGGTGGCGGAACCAACCACGCGTTCATCAGCTACCTCGTCGGCCTGATGCCGTTCATGGAACAGCAAGGCATCTGGGATCAAATCAGCAACCCAAGCATCAAGGTTGTTGCCTCTCCCGACATGACCCCTCCGAATAGCTGGAGCCCGATGGGGCCAGTGCCATGGCAGTTGTTCTATCCGCCTTGGATGTCTGAGATCCCAACCCTGCGTTGCCCGAGTGACCCTGGGATTGGGTTGCCAGGTCAGGGGCGTACCAACTATGCCGCGTGCATCGGTGATTCGATCCGACGCCAGGATGTCGGTCGCTGGGATGGTGACCTCGCTTTCACTGGCAGCCAAGAAACCAACTGGGCGATCATCATCAAGACCGAACAGCGTGGGATGTTTGTGATTCGCGAAGCGACCCGCTTTCGTGACGTTCTGGACGGACTTTCCAACACCATCATGGGTGGCGAAATCGTTACCGGAATCGGTGACCGATCGATCATCGGCGAAGGGGCCGTTGGGCATACCAACACAGCGCTGCACGCGAACCCAAGCTTGTGCCGTGACAACAACGAAATCGATCCGGAACGCCCAGGATTTTGGTGTCAGAACTCAGCCAACTGCACTCAGCCATCCTTACAAGGAGCGGGCGGAAGCCGTTTCCGTGGTTTCCGTTGGTCGGACGGTCGTGCGTTGTGGAGCGGTATGACAACGATCCTGCCTCCCAACAAGGAAGTTTGTCAGCAGGGTGGAGCCAACGCGCCCGGTAGCGTTCCAGGCGTCTTCCCACCGAGTAGCCGTCACCAAGGTGGTGTGCATATTTTGATGGGTGACGGTGCGGTGGTCTTTATTTCCGATTCGATCGAGGCAGGTAATTCACACGCTCCAATGGTTCGCGCTGGCGCCGCTTACACTCCTGTTGGTAGTCCAAGCCCCTACGGGTTGTGGGGTGCATTGGGAACACGTGCCAATCGTGAAGTTATCCAAGAAAGCTTTCAGTGA
- a CDS encoding AAA family ATPase — MTDASQGNQEIGNGNPTPSPQVPSSQSNPGVGIRQKSDRFAPVEQLFDAISKEVAKLYVGQDELVLGTLTALFSGGHVLIESVPGLGKTLFVRTLGRVLGCDFGRIQFTADLMPSDITGAPVFDMQKSEFRFRPGPVFTQLLLADEINRSPAKTHAALLEIMQEYRVTIDGTSHVVPQPFLVMATQNPLESEGTYNLPEAQLDRFMFKLKVDYPNESQEAEILKLHSRQLSLNERLENEIKKITDPKTVMDCIQLCGTVNVEDALVDYINKIVRATRSWPSFHLGASPRAGLALMQCARTLAGFGGRDYAIPDDVVEVAIPALRHRVQLTAEAEIEGRDVDEELQAMIRGIEVPRD; from the coding sequence TTGACAGACGCATCGCAAGGCAATCAGGAAATTGGGAACGGTAATCCCACTCCATCGCCACAAGTCCCTTCGTCGCAGTCGAATCCTGGAGTCGGTATTCGTCAAAAGAGTGATCGATTCGCGCCTGTTGAGCAGCTCTTCGATGCGATTTCCAAAGAGGTGGCCAAGCTCTATGTCGGTCAAGATGAACTGGTTTTGGGGACTCTCACCGCATTGTTCTCTGGCGGTCATGTTCTGATTGAGTCCGTACCGGGTTTGGGAAAGACGCTTTTTGTCCGAACGCTTGGGCGTGTCCTCGGCTGTGATTTTGGACGCATTCAATTCACGGCGGATTTGATGCCTTCGGACATTACCGGGGCGCCCGTTTTCGATATGCAGAAAAGTGAATTTCGATTCCGCCCAGGACCGGTATTCACCCAATTGCTGTTGGCCGACGAAATCAACCGCTCTCCCGCGAAGACTCATGCGGCGCTGCTGGAGATCATGCAGGAATATCGCGTGACAATTGACGGGACCAGTCATGTGGTTCCACAGCCGTTCCTGGTCATGGCGACCCAAAACCCGTTGGAGAGCGAAGGGACATACAACTTGCCCGAAGCGCAGCTGGACCGATTCATGTTCAAGCTGAAAGTTGATTATCCCAACGAATCCCAGGAAGCAGAGATTCTGAAGCTGCACAGCAGGCAATTGAGCCTCAATGAACGTCTCGAAAACGAAATCAAAAAGATTACGGATCCGAAGACCGTGATGGACTGCATTCAACTTTGCGGCACCGTCAACGTCGAAGATGCATTGGTCGACTATATCAACAAGATTGTTCGAGCGACGCGATCGTGGCCTTCGTTCCACCTTGGGGCATCGCCACGAGCTGGGCTGGCGCTGATGCAGTGTGCACGCACGTTAGCGGGCTTTGGTGGACGCGATTATGCGATCCCAGATGATGTCGTCGAAGTCGCGATCCCCGCGCTTCGGCACCGAGTGCAATTGACAGCTGAAGCAGAAATCGAAGGCCGAGACGTCGACGAAGAATTGCAAGCGATGATTCGCGGGATCGAAGTCCCTCGGGATTGA
- a CDS encoding stage II sporulation protein M: protein MNVAKLLEKRRTDWSELEQLCEAMELRGRTDGAGVKHRGAAGITRFASLYRAACADLALADAYQLPPNTVTYLHRLVARAHNQLYRTQSASPGGWFRVLLEEAPQRIFADGCVKVATIVFFGLFAMAMIMGAAENQFPEFSERVCGSKMLEATEDSFREPLNVAPEEYSARAAFYIRHNTGIGLQCFAWGILLIPCLYTLAYNAIVLGATFGYMSRDGIEGADHFFEFVTAHGPFELTAIALSAAGGMRLGLGLFYTKGLSRVDSVRLAGRDAVPIMAASAAMFILAAFTEGFLSPSGAPYLVKVAWSIFSSGLITLYFVILGFPRQKTSERSLIRTARYADLVDRSSAETSSPPSGQQGGVRHAT, encoded by the coding sequence ATGAATGTTGCCAAACTGTTGGAGAAACGCCGGACCGACTGGTCTGAACTGGAACAGCTTTGCGAAGCGATGGAGCTTCGTGGGCGAACCGATGGAGCGGGAGTCAAGCATCGTGGCGCCGCCGGCATTACACGTTTCGCATCGCTTTATCGTGCGGCTTGCGCCGACTTGGCTTTGGCCGATGCGTATCAATTGCCGCCCAACACGGTGACCTATCTTCATCGCTTGGTGGCTCGAGCGCACAACCAGCTCTATCGCACCCAATCGGCTTCGCCAGGCGGATGGTTTCGAGTGCTTTTGGAAGAAGCACCGCAGCGCATCTTTGCTGATGGCTGCGTTAAGGTTGCAACGATCGTTTTCTTCGGATTGTTTGCGATGGCGATGATCATGGGAGCTGCCGAAAACCAGTTTCCAGAGTTCTCCGAGCGTGTATGCGGTAGCAAGATGCTCGAAGCCACCGAGGACTCATTTCGCGAACCGCTAAACGTCGCGCCGGAAGAGTACTCTGCGCGAGCGGCGTTCTATATCCGGCATAACACCGGCATCGGGCTGCAGTGTTTTGCTTGGGGCATCCTGTTGATCCCCTGCCTCTATACCCTTGCGTACAACGCGATCGTACTGGGCGCGACGTTCGGCTATATGTCACGCGATGGCATCGAAGGGGCCGATCACTTTTTTGAATTTGTGACCGCTCACGGGCCCTTCGAGTTGACTGCGATCGCCTTGTCAGCAGCCGGTGGAATGCGGCTGGGGCTGGGGCTGTTCTATACAAAGGGATTGTCACGAGTCGATTCGGTACGGTTGGCCGGTCGAGACGCCGTGCCCATCATGGCGGCTAGCGCAGCGATGTTTATTTTGGCTGCATTTACCGAAGGCTTTCTTTCGCCCAGCGGAGCACCTTATCTGGTGAAGGTCGCATGGTCGATTTTCTCGAGCGGATTGATCACGTTGTATTTCGTGATTCTGGGCTTTCCACGCCAGAAAACATCCGAACGATCGCTCATTCGAACTGCTCGCTACGCAGACCTTGTCGACCGCAGTTCGGCCGAAACCTCCAGTCCACCAAGTGGGCAGCAAGGGGGCGTTCGCCATGCAACTTGA
- a CDS encoding DUF6666 family protein, with protein sequence MEASCGLETWAEPGCGAEGCFDMGCDGCCDSYTPGCDCSGCGNGVRGFLDGMFPRLSVPWNRMEFFAGAAGFTGPMNYADVTSGDQRGSGSFGFYEGFNKGVSLGFFGTDLSYQSGVRFLQANLSGADFTDESRKQIFLTNGLFRRVDWGLQYGLVVDYLYEDWYFRSNLVQLRGELSWKTQHCDVLGFKFATGIKDDDDLTSVVDASGNTISNNIAFDSVNQYRFFYRQMLSEFGSLEAALGWTDDSDMILNLDLGLPVHRNVTWDTSATYYIPDEQASSADFMQEGWNLAFGFTFRPGACKGGRWYSRPLLGVADNGTMIVDRQ encoded by the coding sequence ATGGAGGCATCTTGCGGATTGGAAACTTGGGCCGAGCCAGGGTGCGGCGCAGAAGGCTGCTTTGATATGGGTTGCGACGGATGCTGCGACAGCTACACCCCAGGCTGCGACTGTAGCGGCTGCGGCAACGGCGTTCGGGGATTCCTAGACGGAATGTTTCCTCGCCTGTCTGTTCCATGGAACCGAATGGAATTCTTCGCAGGTGCAGCCGGTTTTACCGGACCAATGAACTACGCCGATGTGACATCAGGTGATCAACGCGGCAGCGGAAGCTTTGGTTTCTACGAAGGCTTCAACAAAGGCGTCTCGCTCGGTTTCTTTGGAACCGACCTGTCATACCAATCAGGTGTTCGTTTCCTACAAGCCAACCTGTCGGGTGCTGACTTTACCGACGAATCGCGCAAGCAGATCTTTTTGACCAACGGACTGTTCCGACGTGTGGACTGGGGTCTGCAGTACGGCCTCGTTGTTGACTACCTGTATGAAGACTGGTACTTCCGCAGCAATTTGGTTCAGCTGCGTGGCGAACTGTCCTGGAAGACACAGCACTGTGATGTGTTGGGATTCAAATTTGCCACCGGAATCAAAGACGACGACGATCTGACCAGCGTTGTTGATGCGTCTGGCAATACGATCAGCAACAACATTGCGTTTGATTCGGTAAACCAATACCGATTCTTTTACCGACAAATGCTTTCCGAGTTCGGCAGTTTGGAAGCCGCACTGGGATGGACCGATGATTCGGACATGATTCTCAACTTGGATCTGGGCTTGCCAGTCCATCGCAATGTGACTTGGGATACTTCGGCAACGTATTACATTCCCGACGAACAGGCATCATCAGCCGATTTCATGCAAGAGGGCTGGAATCTGGCGTTTGGATTTACGTTCCGACCAGGGGCCTGCAAAGGCGGCCGTTGGTATTCCCGCCCGTTATTGGGCGTCGCGGACAACGGCACGATGATTGTCGATCGCCAATAG
- a CDS encoding PEGA domain-containing protein, with amino-acid sequence MTVRTNPPGAMVSVDNQVIGSSPAATPFTYYATRDIRIEADGYRTETIRRRFNPPWYQWPGIDFVAETLWPGELRDERIIDVTLTPQVQPPDQEVISRADNLRQQSRNGIVSGRLQ; translated from the coding sequence ATGACAGTGCGTACCAATCCACCGGGGGCAATGGTTTCGGTGGATAACCAAGTGATTGGTTCTTCGCCTGCTGCGACACCCTTTACGTACTATGCGACGCGTGACATTCGGATTGAGGCGGATGGTTACCGGACCGAAACGATCCGTCGTCGGTTCAATCCGCCTTGGTATCAATGGCCTGGGATTGACTTCGTTGCCGAAACGCTTTGGCCAGGTGAACTTCGCGATGAGCGAATCATCGACGTGACGCTAACGCCACAGGTACAACCGCCGGACCAAGAGGTTATTTCTCGTGCAGATAACTTACGACAACAATCTCGAAATGGGATCGTCAGCGGTCGCCTGCAGTAG